A window of Proteus columbae contains these coding sequences:
- a CDS encoding AMP nucleosidase, translating into MPQPHEPEIQKIIIELKQQYQNAVDALRNAIIDYVQDGKLPDVKQRAEGLFSYPQLTVYWSGEVKTEDKTRAYGRLSRSGTYSTTITNPALFENYLSEQLQLITDAYHATFEVTASKQEIPYPFVIDGTGIGFDRKMSASLAKYFPTTDLSKIGDEITDGLICDREVLPLSHFDALRTDFSLARLKHYTGTLPEDVQPYILYTNYNRYVDEFVRWACEQVADKNSAYCALSCAGFQQITAETVDPEKLISDLTWKKYQMPAYHLIAKEGPGITLVNIGVGPSNAKTICDHLAVLRPHVWLMIGHCGGLRESQQLGDYVLAHAYLRDDHILDDVLPPDIPIPNIAEVQRALYDATKMISGKPGHEIKQRLRTGTVVTTDDRNWELRFSVSARRFNLSRAVAVDMESATIAAQGYRFRVPYGTLLCVSDKPLHGEIKLPGQANHFYEGAVSEHLQIGIQAIELLKEEEDKLHSRKLRTFNEPPFR; encoded by the coding sequence ATGCCACAACCTCATGAACCTGAAATTCAAAAAATTATCATCGAGTTAAAACAACAATATCAAAATGCTGTTGATGCATTACGCAATGCCATTATTGATTATGTTCAAGATGGAAAATTACCCGATGTAAAACAAAGAGCTGAAGGATTATTTTCCTATCCTCAATTAACGGTATATTGGTCAGGGGAAGTAAAAACAGAAGATAAAACGAGAGCTTATGGACGTTTATCTCGGTCGGGTACTTATTCAACAACGATTACTAATCCAGCTTTATTTGAAAATTATTTATCAGAACAACTGCAACTTATTACTGATGCCTATCATGCTACTTTTGAAGTAACCGCTTCAAAACAAGAAATTCCTTATCCTTTTGTCATTGATGGAACAGGCATTGGCTTTGATAGAAAGATGAGTGCCTCTTTAGCAAAATATTTTCCAACAACTGACTTGTCTAAAATCGGTGATGAAATTACCGACGGCTTAATTTGTGATAGGGAAGTGTTGCCACTTTCTCATTTTGATGCATTGCGTACTGATTTTTCACTGGCGCGTTTAAAACATTATACAGGTACATTACCTGAAGACGTTCAGCCCTATATTTTATACACAAATTATAATCGTTATGTTGATGAGTTTGTTCGTTGGGCTTGCGAACAAGTTGCAGATAAGAATAGCGCATATTGCGCACTTTCTTGTGCGGGATTTCAGCAAATTACGGCGGAAACCGTTGATCCTGAAAAGTTAATTTCTGATTTAACTTGGAAGAAATATCAAATGCCTGCCTATCATTTAATTGCTAAAGAAGGTCCCGGAATAACATTAGTGAATATTGGCGTTGGCCCTTCAAATGCGAAAACAATTTGCGATCACTTAGCGGTTTTACGCCCTCATGTTTGGTTAATGATTGGTCATTGTGGCGGGCTACGTGAAAGCCAACAACTTGGTGATTATGTTTTGGCTCATGCATATTTACGTGATGATCATATTTTAGATGACGTTTTACCTCCTGATATTCCTATCCCCAATATTGCGGAAGTACAACGTGCACTTTATGATGCGACGAAAATGATTAGTGGTAAACCAGGGCATGAAATAAAACAGAGATTAAGAACGGGAACTGTTGTTACAACGGATGATCGCAACTGGGAATTACGTTTTTCCGTTTCAGCAAGAAGATTTAATTTAAGTCGCGCTGTCGCTGTTGATATGGAAAGTGCCACAATTGCTGCACAAGGTTATCGTTTTCGCGTTCCTTATGGCACTTTATTGTGTGTATCAGATAAACCATTACATGGTGAAATTAAATTACCCGGTCAGGCTAATCATTTTTATGAAGGTGCAGTATCAGAACATCTACAAATTGGTATTCAAGCGATTGAGCTATTAAAAGAAGAAGAAGATAAACTGCATTCTCGCAAGTTAAGAACGTTTAACGAACCACCTTTCAGATAA
- a CDS encoding AEC family transporter → MQNVLLTLWPLFALIALGAILRRNKTFEPAFWVGAEKLNYFLLFPALLINSLANAPLSDPQLSHLAGAIFSVVIIVTILCVILKKITGWSAGRFGAIVQGNIRFNTYLGLAIVADLFGIEGLGIAALILATLVPLSNFTSVLCLTAGQNVTLRQLILPIIKNPLIISCVIGIIINLSGVGLPFGSDQFLKLLAATSLPLGLICIGAALHLSTLKAESKMIGVNTITRLLIVPIVAYSVAYFLDLSPLVMMLLVIFFSIPTAPTSYILTRQLGGDSELMAGIITSQTMFAAITLPIILSFLSS, encoded by the coding sequence ATGCAAAATGTGTTATTAACGTTATGGCCGCTATTTGCGTTAATTGCGCTAGGTGCAATTTTAAGAAGAAATAAAACTTTTGAGCCTGCATTTTGGGTGGGAGCTGAAAAACTTAACTATTTTTTACTTTTTCCTGCTTTGTTGATCAATAGCTTGGCAAATGCTCCTTTATCCGATCCTCAATTATCTCACCTCGCTGGGGCTATTTTTTCTGTAGTCATTATTGTCACTATTTTGTGTGTTATTTTGAAAAAGATAACAGGTTGGTCTGCTGGGCGCTTTGGTGCGATCGTTCAAGGTAATATTAGATTTAACACTTATTTAGGTTTAGCAATTGTCGCTGATTTATTTGGTATTGAAGGATTAGGAATAGCCGCCTTGATATTAGCAACACTGGTTCCTCTATCAAATTTCACTTCGGTTCTTTGTTTAACCGCTGGGCAAAATGTGACATTGCGTCAACTAATATTACCTATCATAAAAAACCCTTTAATTATCTCTTGTGTTATTGGGATCATAATAAATCTATCAGGAGTTGGGCTTCCTTTTGGTAGCGATCAGTTTTTGAAGTTATTAGCTGCAACCAGTTTACCTTTGGGGCTTATTTGTATAGGGGCAGCATTACATCTTTCGACGCTAAAAGCTGAAAGTAAAATGATTGGAGTAAATACGATTACTCGTTTGCTTATTGTGCCGATAGTAGCATATAGCGTTGCTTACTTTTTAGATTTATCTCCGTTAGTCATGATGCTTTTGGTTATCTTCTTTTCGATACCAACGGCACCCACTTCTTATATTTTAACTAGACAATTAGGCGGGGATTCTGAACTTATGGCGGGGATCATTACTTCTCAAACAATGTTTGCTGCGATTACATTACCTATTATATTAAGCTTTTTATCATCTTGA